One genomic segment of Natrialbaceae archaeon AArc-T1-2 includes these proteins:
- the rqcH gene encoding ribosome rescue protein RqcH produces MDPKRELTSVDLAALVEELGAYEGAKVDKAYLYGDDLVRLKMRDFDRGRVELLIEVGDVKRAHTVAQERVPDAPGRPPQFAMMLRNRLQGADFAGVSQYEFDRILEFVFEREDGTTRIIVELFGQGNVAVTDGEYEVIDCLETVRLKSRTVVPGSRYEFPESRINPLAVSREAFDREMEESDTDVVRTLATQLNFGGLYAEELCTRAGVEKGLDIDDADSEVYDRLYREIERLAIDLRTGHVDPRLYVADGADDADDANDADEERDGDDRVVDVTPFPLEEHDDLASEPYDSFLEALDDYFYRLELEDEEPAEPTDQRPDFEAEIEKHERIIEQQQGAIEGFEQEAERKREQAESLYANYGLVDEILSTIQTAREQDRPWDEIEERFEEGKERGIAAAEAVADVDGREGTVTVALEDEHIDLVASDGVEKNADRLYTEAKRVAEKKEGALAAIEDTREDLEAVKRRREEWEQADDEDDADEGGEDDPERDWLAEPSVPVRKSEEWYERFRWVHTSDDFLVIGGRNADQNEELVKKYLEPGDRVFHTQAHGGPVTVLKATDPSEASSPDVDIPDASLEEAAQFAVSYSSVWKDGRFAGDVYMVDADQVTKTPESGEYLEKGGFAIRGDRTYFDDTPVGVAVGIQCEPYTRVIGGPPSAIEERAVTTLEVEPGRFAQGDVAKRIYRRLRERFEDESFVRTVASPDLIQHFLPPGGSRILEE; encoded by the coding sequence ATGGATCCAAAGCGGGAGCTTACAAGCGTCGACCTCGCCGCCCTCGTCGAGGAACTCGGGGCCTACGAGGGCGCGAAGGTCGACAAGGCCTACCTCTACGGTGACGACCTCGTCCGGCTGAAGATGCGTGACTTCGACCGGGGCCGGGTCGAGCTACTGATCGAGGTCGGCGACGTCAAACGCGCCCACACGGTCGCCCAGGAACGAGTGCCCGACGCGCCGGGACGACCGCCACAGTTCGCGATGATGCTTCGCAACCGATTACAGGGAGCGGACTTCGCCGGCGTCTCCCAGTACGAGTTCGACCGCATCCTCGAGTTCGTCTTCGAGCGCGAGGACGGCACCACGCGGATCATCGTCGAGCTGTTCGGCCAGGGCAACGTCGCCGTCACGGACGGCGAGTACGAGGTGATCGACTGCCTCGAGACAGTCCGGCTGAAGTCCCGTACCGTGGTGCCGGGCTCGCGCTACGAGTTCCCCGAATCCCGCATCAACCCGCTTGCGGTCTCCCGGGAGGCATTCGACCGGGAGATGGAGGAGTCGGACACCGACGTCGTCCGGACGCTCGCGACCCAGCTCAACTTCGGAGGGCTGTACGCCGAGGAGCTGTGTACCCGCGCCGGCGTCGAGAAGGGGCTCGACATCGACGACGCCGATTCGGAGGTCTACGACCGGCTCTACCGGGAGATCGAACGGCTCGCGATCGACCTCCGGACCGGGCACGTCGATCCCCGGCTCTACGTCGCGGACGGCGCGGACGACGCGGACGACGCGAACGACGCGGACGAGGAACGCGACGGCGACGACCGCGTCGTCGACGTCACGCCGTTCCCGCTCGAGGAGCACGACGACCTCGCGAGCGAGCCCTACGACAGCTTCCTCGAGGCGCTCGACGACTACTTCTACCGGCTCGAACTCGAAGACGAGGAGCCAGCCGAGCCGACCGACCAGCGCCCGGACTTCGAGGCCGAGATCGAGAAACACGAACGGATCATCGAACAACAGCAGGGTGCGATCGAGGGGTTCGAGCAGGAGGCCGAACGGAAACGCGAGCAGGCCGAGTCGCTGTACGCGAACTACGGGCTGGTCGACGAGATCCTCTCGACGATCCAGACGGCACGCGAGCAGGACCGTCCCTGGGACGAGATCGAGGAGCGCTTCGAGGAGGGGAAAGAACGCGGCATCGCGGCCGCCGAGGCGGTCGCCGACGTCGACGGCCGCGAGGGGACGGTGACGGTCGCACTCGAGGACGAACACATCGACCTCGTCGCCAGCGACGGCGTCGAGAAAAACGCCGACAGGCTCTACACGGAGGCCAAACGCGTCGCCGAGAAGAAAGAGGGCGCACTCGCGGCGATCGAGGACACCCGCGAGGACCTCGAGGCGGTCAAACGTCGCCGCGAGGAGTGGGAACAGGCCGACGACGAGGACGACGCCGACGAGGGAGGCGAGGACGACCCGGAACGCGATTGGCTCGCCGAGCCCTCCGTACCGGTACGGAAGAGCGAGGAGTGGTACGAGCGGTTCCGGTGGGTCCACACGAGCGACGACTTCCTCGTCATCGGCGGGCGAAACGCCGACCAGAACGAAGAACTGGTCAAGAAGTACCTCGAGCCGGGTGACAGGGTCTTTCACACCCAGGCCCACGGCGGCCCCGTCACCGTCCTCAAGGCGACCGACCCGAGCGAGGCCTCGAGTCCCGACGTCGACATCCCCGACGCGAGTCTCGAGGAGGCCGCCCAGTTCGCCGTCTCCTACTCCTCGGTCTGGAAGGACGGCCGCTTCGCCGGCGACGTCTACATGGTCGACGCCGACCAGGTGACGAAGACGCCCGAAAGCGGCGAGTACTTAGAGAAGGGCGGCTTCGCGATCCGTGGCGATCGCACCTACTTCGACGACACGCCGGTCGGCGTCGCCGTCGGGATCCAGTGTGAACCGTACACCCGCGTGATCGGCGGTCCGCCGTCGGCGATCGAGGAGCGGGCGGTGACGACACTCGAGGTCGAACCCGGCCGGTTCGCACAGGGTGACGTCGCGAAGCGGATCTACCGGCGGCTGCGCGAACGGTTCGAGGACGAGTCGTTCGTGCGCACGGTCGCCAGTCCGGACCTGATCCAGCACTTCCTGCCACCCGGCGGGAGTCGCATCCTCGAGGAGTAA
- the fen gene encoding flap endonuclease-1, translated as MGNAALREIAVIEEVSFADLEGSVVAVDAHNWLYRYLTTTVKWTNSDVYTTPDGTEVANLVGIVQGLPKFFEHDITPVMVFDGGPSELKADEIESRRKQRESYEEQLERAREEGDAVAIARLESRTQRLTPTIQETSRELLSLLDVPVVEAPAEGEAQAAHMARRGDADYVGTEDYDALLFGAPQTLRQLTSKGDPELMDLEATLAKHELTLEQLIDAAILIGTDFNEGVSGIGPKTAIAEITEHGDLWSVLEARGDSVEHGDRVRQLFREPTVTDDYDVATSLEPDLEAARAYVTEEWAVDPDEVERGFERIEESVTQTGLDRWT; from the coding sequence ATGGGAAACGCAGCACTCCGGGAGATCGCCGTCATCGAGGAGGTATCCTTCGCCGACCTCGAGGGGTCGGTCGTCGCCGTCGACGCCCACAACTGGCTCTACCGGTACCTGACGACGACGGTCAAGTGGACGAACAGCGACGTCTACACGACCCCCGACGGGACCGAGGTCGCCAACCTCGTCGGCATCGTCCAGGGCCTGCCGAAGTTCTTCGAACACGACATCACGCCCGTGATGGTCTTCGACGGCGGCCCCTCCGAACTCAAGGCAGACGAGATCGAGTCCCGTCGCAAACAGCGCGAGAGCTACGAGGAACAACTCGAGCGCGCCCGCGAGGAGGGCGACGCGGTCGCGATCGCCCGGCTGGAGTCACGCACCCAGCGCCTGACGCCGACGATCCAGGAGACCAGCCGCGAACTGCTCTCCCTCCTCGACGTGCCGGTCGTCGAAGCCCCCGCGGAGGGCGAGGCCCAGGCCGCACACATGGCCCGCCGGGGTGACGCCGACTACGTCGGCACCGAGGACTACGACGCCCTGCTCTTTGGCGCACCCCAGACGTTGCGCCAGCTCACGAGCAAGGGCGATCCCGAACTGATGGACCTCGAGGCGACGCTTGCGAAACACGAGCTCACGCTCGAGCAGTTGATCGACGCCGCCATTCTCATCGGGACGGACTTCAACGAGGGCGTCTCCGGGATCGGCCCCAAGACCGCGATCGCAGAGATCACCGAGCACGGCGACCTCTGGAGCGTCCTCGAGGCTCGCGGTGACAGCGTCGAGCACGGCGACCGGGTCCGCCAGCTGTTCCGCGAGCCGACCGTCACCGACGACTACGACGTCGCGACGAGCCTCGAGCCCGACCTCGAGGCCGCACGGGCCTACGTCACCGAGGAGTGGGCCGTCGATCCCGACGAGGTCGAACGTGGGTTCGAGCGCATCGAGGAGAGCGTGACACAGACGGGGCTGGATCGCTGGACGTGA